A single region of the Granulicella aggregans genome encodes:
- a CDS encoding TadE/TadG family type IV pilus assembly protein: protein MMRKKWLLWKTVGLGPELGAPKRSFKDRFARVAHENQGSMVIETALVLPVFFMLLIGIFELSMLLVSICSATYAANVGARYASLNSSTSLSPASQVQIQNVVKANLYLPGTTQPPTILVLYGDGSSTGNYVGDLVGIGVIVFSYSYTIPFYGTRTGLLDVQAYRFISR, encoded by the coding sequence ATGATGAGAAAAAAATGGCTCTTATGGAAGACCGTCGGCCTCGGGCCCGAGTTGGGCGCACCGAAGAGATCGTTCAAGGATCGCTTCGCGCGAGTGGCTCATGAAAACCAGGGCTCGATGGTGATCGAGACCGCACTGGTGTTGCCAGTATTTTTCATGCTGCTTATTGGCATCTTCGAGTTGTCTATGCTGCTGGTCAGCATTTGCAGCGCGACCTATGCCGCGAACGTGGGCGCGCGGTATGCGAGCCTGAACAGTTCCACGAGCCTGTCTCCAGCAAGCCAGGTACAGATACAGAACGTCGTGAAAGCGAATCTCTATCTGCCGGGGACCACGCAACCGCCGACCATCCTCGTCCTTTACGGGGATGGATCGTCAACAGGCAACTATGTTGGCGACTTGGTCGGGATTGGGGTGATCGTTTTCTCGTACTCGTACACGATTCCATTCTATGGAACGCGGACGGGCCTGCTGGATGTCCAGGCTTACCGGTTCATTAGCCGTTAG